A window of Streptomyces broussonetiae genomic DNA:
CCCGTACACACGGCGAGCCCTTCGCGGCCGAGGTCGCGGCGATGCGCGCGGAGATCGTCGCGTTCGTGAACCGGCTGGTCGCGGTGGCCGCCCGCGAGGCCCACCACGACCCCGACCTGACGGAGGACGAGGTCGCGGGTCTGGCGCAGGCCCTGGTGGGAGCGGCGGAGTCCCTGGCCGCGTGGGCCAACGCCACGCCGGGGGTCACGGCCCGGCAGGCGGCGGCCACGCTGATGAACTTCGCATGGGCGGGGCTGGGGAACCTGATGCAGGGCCACCACTGGACTCCGTCGGAGCAGGACGCCTGAGGGGCGCGGGGCCGTATCGCTGTGCGGCTGCGCCGCGTGGGTGCGACCGGCCGTGATCCACCAGCGCCCGGCAACGGCGGGAACCGCCTACGGCGCCCGGCCCGCGGCTCCCCGCTTTCGCAGTGCGGGTGCAACCCGCGTCCGTCCCACCCCTACAGCCTCTTCCCCTCCTCGCCCGGCGGCCCGCCGGACCACCGTCCGCATGCCTCCACGCGCCACAGGCGCCACCGGCAACGGACGCCCGTCCGAGGAATCTTGATGCGCCGGGTGTTCACCAGGGATTCGGTCGGTGGGTGTCGTCGGGCAGCGGACGTACCTCGCCGGTCATGTGCAGCCGGTCGCCGCCGCCGCGCAGTTCGAAGCGGCCGGAGCCGTCCGCGCCGTACGCCACCGTCCCCGGCAGCAGCAGGGGTGCCTGGAACCGGGCCCGGACCAGGGCTGCGCCGGGGGTGCCGTGGGCGGCCAGGCAGCGGGCCACCGTCCACATGCCGTGTGCGATGGCCCGTGGGAAGCCGAAGAGGCGGGCGGCGAGCGGGTGCAGGTGGATGGGGTTGCGGTCGCCCGAGGCCGCGCCGTAACGCCGGCCGACGTCCCCGGCGAGCCGCCACTCGGCCAGCACGGGCAGCGGGAGGGGTGCTTCCCGGCGGTGCTCCTGCCCTGGTTCGCCGGTGCCTTCGGTGCGGTGCCGGGCGAGGTAGGTACTGCGGGACTCCCAGGCGGGCTCGTCCCCCAGGACCAGTTCGGTCACCACCGTGGCCTCGGTGCCGCGCCGGTGCGGGGCCAGGCCCACGACGCGCACGGCGAGGGTGTAGACGGCGGTGGCGGGCAGGGCGGTGCGGCGGACGATGCCGATCGAGGTGTGCACCAGGCCCAGCAGCGGCAGCGGGAAGTCGCGGGCGCTCATCAGCCGCATGGCCAGCGGGAAGCCCAGGACGTGCGGGTAGGTCACGGGCAGGGCGGTCTCGCCGGTGGGGAAGCCGCACACCCGCTCGTAGGCGGCCAGGCGTGCCAGGTCGACGCGGAGTCCGGGCAGTACCAGCCGGGTGCGCGGGAACGGCGCGTCGGCGCTGGGATGCTTGAACGGCGAGCGCAGGGCGCCGCGGGCCAGCAGGGGTGCGAGCGCGGGCGCGCCGGTGAGGGCGACGGATCCTGTGACGTCCATGGCCTGCCCCCGCTGCTTACCCTGAAGTAAGGTTACCGGCGGTAAGTCTACGTCACACGGTGGAGGGAGGGGTTGTGACCCACCTAACGTGAGCCCCTGTCATAAAACCCACGAGGTTGCACATCCCCGGCCCCGGACCATTCCCGAACCCACACAAGGCCCTCACGGTGGGCCCGTACGATCACCTGGCCTGACCGTCGGTAACCCCCTTCTGCGGCCTGCCGCCGGTGAACGCGTCGGCGTGTGAGGCACGTACGTCATGCAGTCGGCAGCGCGCCGCCGCACGCAAGAGGAGCCGCCCGTGTCCAGCCCGTTCCCGAACGCCCCCGTCTCCTCCGCCGCGCCCGTCTCCGCCACCGACTACGACGGCCGCCCGGTCCTCGTGGAACCCTGGGTGCAGCGGCTGGACGGCGTCGTACGGGAGGTGCACGTACCGCCGTTCGCGCCGGCGGTCACCCATGGCTCCCTCGCGGACCTGCCGTTCGAGAACGCCGAGAGCGCCCCGGCCTCCGTCGTGCTCAGCCGCCGTCTGCCCGACGGCCGTTGGGCGGACGTGACGGCCGCGGACTTCGCAGCGCAGGTGCTCGCGGTGGCCAAGGGGCTGATCGCCGAGGGGCTGGTATCGGGCGACCGCATCGCCGTCATGGCCCGCACGCGCTACGAATGGACGCTGCTGGACTTCGCCGCCTGGGCGGCCGGGCTCGTCACCGTGCCCGTCTATCCGACGTCCTCCGTCTTCCAGACCCGCTGGATCCTGCACGACTCCGGCGCCGTCGCCCTGATCACCGAGACCGCCGCCGAGGCCGCCGCCATCGGACCCGAGCTGCAGCACCTGCCCGACCTGCGCCATGTGTGGGTGATGGACAAGGAGCACGTGACCCGGCTGGCGGAAGCGGGCGTGCAGGTGCCGGACGGTGAAGTCGCCGTTCGGCGCGGCATGCTGGGCCCGGCCACCCTCGCCACACTCATCTACACCTCCGGCACCACCGGCCGCCCCAAGGGCTGCGCCCTGTCGCACGGCAACTTCTTCGCCGAGGTCGACAACGCCATCGAGCTGCTCCACCCGGTCTTCAAGGCGCAGGACGAGAGCCCGTCGGTGCTGCTGTTCCTGCCGATGTCCCATGTGTTCGGGCGCATGGTCGCCATCGCCTGCGTGCGGGCCCGCGTGCGCCTCGGGCACGCCCCGAGCCTCGCCGCCGACGACCTGCTGCCGGACCTGGCGGCCTTCCGGCCGACCGCGCTGCTGACCATTCCGTACATGCTGGAGAAGGTCTACAACTCGGCCCGCGCGAAGGCCGAGTCGGGCGGCCGGGTCGCCGTCTTCGACCGGGCGGAGGCCGTCGCCCTGCGCTACGGCGAGGCGCTGGAAGCCCGGCAGACCGGCGCCGGCGCCGGCCCGAGCCGCTCGCTGAAGACGGCCCGCGGCTTCTACGACCCGCTCGTCTACCGCAAGATCCGCTCCGCCATGGGCGGTCGCGTCCGGCACGTCATCTGCGGCGGCTCCCCGCTCGGCCGGCGCCTCGCCGCGTTCTACGCAGGCGCCGGCATCGAGATCTTCGAGGGGTACGGGCTGACCGAGACCACCGCCGCCACGACCGTCACCCCGCCGCTCAAGCCGCGCCTCGGCACGGTCGGCTGGCCGCTGCCCGGCACCCGGGTGCGGATCGCCGCCGACGGCGAGATCCTCGTCGCAGGCGACCACGTCCTGCGCGGCTACTGGGATCCGCAGGCCGGCGGTGTCGTGCCCGCGACCCGCGACGGCTGGCTGGCGACCGGCGACATCGGCGAGCTGGACGACGAGGGCTACCTCACCATCACCGGCCGCAAGAAGGAGCTGCTGATCACGGCGGGCGGCAAGTCGGTGGCTCCGGCCCCGCTGGAGAACTGGCTGCGCCAGCACCCGCTGATCTCCCAGGTCATGCTGGTCGGCGACGGCCGTCCGTTCGTCTCCGCGCTGATCACCCTCGACCCCGATGGCGTCACCCACTGGCGCCAGATGATCGGCAAGCACCCGGTGCCACCGGAACTGCTGGTCGGGGACCCGGAGTTGGAAGCGGTGCTGCAACGCGCGATGGACGAGGCCAACAAACTGGTCTCGCGCCCCGAGTCCATCCGCCGTTTCGCCGTACTGCCGAGGGACTTCACCGAGTACGAGGGCCACCTCACCCCCTCGATGAAGCTGCGCCGCGAGCAGATCATGCGGGACTTCGCACCGGAGGTGGAGGGGCTGTACGGGGGCTGACCGGCCGGTGTGCCGAAGGGTCGGCACCCGCTCCTCGCCCGGTTCACGCCTCGGTCCGGACGCATGGCGTGATGCGGGAGCGGGTTGCCGCCTGGGTCGGTTGCGGCCCGCCATGGATCCTCGTACGGGCTTCGAGCCCAGTCAATCCTTGGGTTTCCTCAACAAACCCAAGTGCTAGCTTGGGTGTTGTGACTCTCGACGACCTGCGTGTGTTCGTGGCCGTGTGCCGCGCGGGCAGCCTCAGCGCGGTCGCCCGTGACCTCGGCTGTACCCAGTCCGCCGTCAGCCAGCACGTGAAGCGGCTGGAACGGGAGACCGCGGTGACCCTGCTGGAGCGCCAGCCGCGCGGGGTCGTGCCGACGCAGGCCGGGCGGATCCTGGAGGCCGCGGCGGCCGAGGGCATCTCCGGGCTCGATCTCGCCGTACGGCAGCTGCGCGATCTGCTCGACGGACACAGCGGGCACGTCCGCGTGGCCACCGGCGCCACCACCGTGCGGCACTTCATGTCCGACGCGGTCGTGGCCTTCCGCCGCCGCCATCCCAAGGTCAACCTGGAGTTCCGGACCGTCAGTTCGGGCCGGGGCACCTTCGACGCGCTCGCCGACGGCACCCTCGACCTCGCCTGGATCACCCTCGGCCCGCCGGTGCGGGGCATCGAGCAGCGGGCCGTGGTCGAGCTGCCGTGGGTGCTCGCCGTCCCGGCCGACGACCCGCTGGCCGCGCGGTCCCGGCTGGACCCCGGCGACCTGGCCGACGTCCCGCTCATCCGGCTGCCGCCGAACTCCGCCTCCGCCGCCCATCTGGACGCCGCCTGCGCCGAGTCGGGCGTCCGCTTCGGCTACGACGCCTCGGTGGCCGACTGGGACACCGCGCTGCTGCTGGCCGAACTGGGCGCGGGCCGGGCGGTCGTCCCCGCCGTGCCCGGCCTGCCCGTCCCCGGCGAGGGCCCCCTGCGCCTGATCCCGCTCCCGGGACTGCGACCGCTCCCGGTCGGCTGGGCAGTGCGCCGCTGGGACGCGCTCAGCCCGCCGGCCCGGGCTTTCGCGGACTCCCTGCTAGGCGGCTTTCCGGGCGAACAGGAAGGCCTGGGGAACCTTCTCGGCTAGGCGCTCCTCCGGCTCGCGGACCGTGCGGGACACGAGGGTGAAGCCGGCGGCCGTGAGCAGCTCGGCCATGTCGTCGGGGCGGCGGCGCAGGAAGTCCAGGGTCACCGGGTGGCCGAAGGGGCGCTCCAGGCGCAGCGGCTCCCGGCCGGCCTGGAACGCGAGCAGCAGCAGGCCGCCGGGGGCGAGGACCCGGTGGAACTCCGCGAAGAGAGCCGGGAGTTGATCCGTCGGGGTGTGGATCGACGAGTACCAGGACAGAACCCCGGCGAGCGCGCCGTCCGGCAGGTCGAGTTCCAGCATCGAGCCCTGCTCGAACCGCAGTCCGGGGTTCTCGCGCCGGGCGACCGCCAGCATGGACGCGGACAGGTCGAGCCCGAAGACGTCGAGTCCGAGCGAGGCGAGCCGCGCGGTGGTCCGGCCGGGACCGCAGCCGAGGTCGGCCACCGCGCCGCCCGGCCCCACCAGCTCGGCATACAGCCCGAGCAGGGTGCGCTCCAGCGGCCGGTGCGTCAACTCCCCCTGGAAATGGTCGGCGTAGTCGTCGGCGATGGCGTCGTAGAAGGTGCGCGTGGAGGTCAGGAAGTCCTGGGTGTCGGTCATGAGCAGGGACCGTAGTGGGGCCCACTGACAACCTGCCGGGCCGTCAACCTGCCCGGTCGTCGACAGGCTTGGCCGGGTGGGCGGGCAGAGGTCAGGCGACCCCGGCCACCCGCAGCAGCGCCGTCGTCGCAGCCGCCCCCACGACCACCACGACGAACGGTGCTCTCCGCCACGCCAGCAGGCCCGCCACCAGCACCCCGGCCGGCCGGGCCCACCCCGCGAAGCCGCCGCCCTCGGTCAGCGCCCCCGTGGCCAGCAGGGCGACGAGCAGGACCACCGCCCCGGCCGAGGCCAGCTCCTGCATGCGCGGCGGGACCGTCACCCGGCCATGCAGCACCGGCCCCACCAGCCGGAAGGCGTACGTGCCGGCGGCGAGCGCCAGGATCACGACGACCGTGGTGTTCATACGGCAGCCTCCTTCCGGGCCGGACGGCGATGGAGGAACAGTCCGGCCAGCGCCAGCAGCACCGGCACCCCGGCCGGCACGGCGGGCGTGATCGCCAGGGCGAGGGCGGCGCCGAGCAGGGCGCAGCGCCGTACCCTCGCGTCCGCGCGCAGCGCGGGCAGGACCAGGGCCACCAGGACGGCCGGGAAGGCGGCGTCCAGCCCGTAGCGCGCGGTGTCACCGAGCGCTCCGCCCGCCAGCGCTCCGGCCAGTACGCCGATGTTCCACACGGCGAACAGCCCGAGCCCCGAGATCCAGAACGCCCGCCGCTGCCGTACCGGATCACTCTGGGCGAGGGCGAAGGCGACCGTCTCGTCCGTGACGAGGTGCGCGCCCAGGAAGCGGGCCGCGCGGCCCGTGCCGAGGATCTCCGCCACGGCCAGGCTGAACGCGGCCGTGCGGGTGTTGAGCAGCAGCCCGGTGGCCACGGCCGCGAACGGACCGCCCCCGGCGAGCAGCACACCGACCGCGCTGAACTGGGCCGAGCCGGCGTACACCACCAGGGACATCAGTACCGGCACCCACAGCGGCAGGCCGCCCGCGACGGAGACGGCGCCGAAGGAGACGCCGACGATGCCGCTGGCCAGCCAGACGAGCGAGCTGTCGCGGAGCAGGGACCGGTCGGGGGACCGGCCGAAGGAGCGCGCGCCGGCACGGTCGCCGGCGCGGGCGCCGCCGCGGTCGTCGGGCGTGCCGGGTTCCCCCGATGTTCGTTGTACCGAACGCATGTTTCCTACAATGGACAGCACACCCCTTGTTCGTCAAGGCGAACGATCGTACTGATGGAGCGAACGATCATGACCGAGTCGCCCGCCCGGACCCCCGACCGGCTCCCGATGGAGTGGATCGCCGCGTCCCTCAAGCGCGAGCGCGCCCGTGCCGGGCTGTCCCTGTCCGAACTGGCCAAGCGCGCGGGGATCGCCAAGTCCACGCTGTCCCAGCTGGAGGCCGGGAGCGGGAACCCGAGCGTGGAGACGATCTGGGCGCTGGGCGTCGCGCTGGGCGTCCCGTTCGGCACGCTGGTGGAGCCGCCGACGCAGAGCGTCCAGGTGATCCGCGCCGGCGAGGGCCCGGGCGTCGCCTCCGAACAGGCCAGCTTCGTCGGCACGCTGCTGTCGGCGTGCCCGCCCGGGGCCCGGCGGGACATCTTCCAGATCCGCGCGGAACCGGGTTCGGCCCGCGAGGCGGAGCCGCACATCCCGGGCACGGTGGAGCATCTGATCGTCGGCACGGGGCGGGTGAAGGCGGGCCCTTCCGGAGAAGAGGCCGAGCTGGCTCCCGGCGATTACATGACGTACCGGGGGGATGTCGCCCACTCCTACCAGGCGTTGGCACCGGACACGACGTTCGTTCTGATCATGCAGCACACGTAGGGAATTCGTCAGGAATTCACCGGGCGCCACGGTGGACCCCACGGCCGGCGCTGCGGCCGGAAAAGGCAGGAGTCCCGTCGCCTTGCGGCGCGGGACTCCTTGGGTACTGCACTCAGGTTCTGCGATCAGGCAGTGATCAGACGGGGGTGACGTTCTCCGCCTGCGGACCCTTCGGGCCCTGCGTCACGTCGAAGGAGACCTGCTGGTTCTCCTCGAGCGAGCGGAAGCCCTGCGCGTTGATCGCGGAGTAGTGAACGAAGACGTCGGGGCCGCCGCCCTCCTGGGCGATGAAGCCAAAGCCCTTTTCGGCGTTGAACCACTTAACGGTTCCGGTAGCCATAAGCCCTCCTTGGGCTCAAAAGGGTTGCCCTGCTCCAGAACCTGCACGTGCGAAACGGTGCTGCACAACTGCATTCGTCTGAAAACGACGAGAGCCCGCGGTCACATGCTCCGCAGGCTCTGTACTGCAAGGGAAACCAAACTGCAACTTGCGGCGAGCCTAGCATGCAGGCAGCCGAATGCAATAGAGGTCAAGATCACTTCACCCGGATGTTTGAACCTCTGCTGGTCCGTTCGACGGGTGGGTCGGTCTCAGCACCGTACCGCACGGGGTCTACTGTCGCGATGTGGACAATTCCCGCACCCGGCCGCGCGTCGGCCACATCCAGTTCCTGAACTGCCTGCCCCTTTACTGGGGGCTCGCACGAACCGGCACGCTCCTCGACCTCGAGCTGACCAAGGACACCCCCGACAAGCTCAACGAGAAGCTGGTGCGCGGCGACCTCGACATCGGGCCCATCACCCTCGTCGAGTATCTGAAGCACGCCGACGACCTCGTCGCCTTCCCCGACATCGCCGTCGGCTGCGACGGCCCCGTCATGTCCTGTGTGATCGTCTCGCAGGTCCCCCTGGACCGCCTGGACGGCGCCCGGGTCGCCCTCGGCTCGACCTCGCGCACCTCGGTCCGGCTCGCCCAGCTCCTGCTCGCCGAGCGCTACGGCGTCCAGCCCGACTACTACACCTGCCCGCCCGACCTCAGCCTGATGATGCAGGAGGCCGAGGCGGCCGTGCTGATCGGGGACGCGGCACTGCGCGCCAACCTGCACGACGGCCCGCGCTACGGCCTCACCGTGCACGACCTCGGCCAGATGTGGAAGGAGTGGACCGGCCTGCCGTTCGTCTTCGCGGTCTGGGCCGCCCGCCGGGACTACCTCGAGCGTGAACCCCACATCACCCGCAAGGTCCATGAGGCCTTCCTCGACTCCCGCAACGTCTCCCTCGAGGAGGTCACCAAGGTCGCCGAACAGGCGGCCCGCTGGGAGACCTTCGACGAGGCGACCCTGGCGCAGTACTTCACCACTCTCGACTTCAGCTTCGGCGCCTCGCAGCTGACGGCCGTGGCCGAGTTCGCCCGCCGGGTCGGCCCGTCGACCGGTTTCCCGGCGGACGTGAAGGTGGAGCTGCTGACGCCGTAGCGGAACCGGGCACCCTGCCCTCGTCCGCGTGGCGTGGGTGGCGTGGGTGGTGCGGGCCGGGGATCCACGCCATGCCGGCCGTCCGAGCGGGGTAGGGACCCGGCATGGTGCGATGCGTGCGTCACGTCCGTCAGGGGCGTCGACGGGGGTGGGGAGCGTGACCGGGTGAGCGCGGTGGACTCGGCGGCGCTCGCCGCGCTGTGGGGCGGGCCGGCCGGGGCCCTGCTGCCCCGCGCCGCCTACCGTTTCGCCGTACCGTCCGGCGAGCCCTGGCGGGAGCGGTGCCCGGCCGGCCACCCGGTCCGGGGCTGGGTCGGCCGTACCGGATGCGGCGCGTGCGGGGGAGCGGGACAGCGTGCCGGGCTCCTGCCTGCCGTGCTCGCCACCGCCCTGACCTGTGCCGTGCTCGGCGCCGCCACCGGCGCCCGTCCCGAACTGGCGGTCTGGCTGCTGCTCGCGCCCGTCGGGGTGCTGCTGGCCGTGGTGGACGTCCGGGTGCGGCGGCTGCCCGACCCACTGACCCTGCCGCTCGCCCCTGCCGCCCTCGCCCTGCTGGGCCTCGCCGCCCTGCTGCCCGGCCATGCCGGCCACTGGCCCACCGCGCTCTACGGCGCCCTCGCGCTCGGCGCCGGCTACTACGCGCTGTACCGCATCAACCCGGCCGGCATGGGCTTCGGCGATGTGAAACTGGCGGTCGGCATGGGCGCCGTACTCGGCTGGTACGGCTGGTCCACCGTGCTGTTCGGTGCCTTCGCCGGTTTCCTGCTGGGCGCGCTGTACGGCGCAGCGCTGGTGCTGACCCGGCGGGCCGGGCGCAGATCGGCGATCCCGTTCGGTCCGTTCCTGCTGTCCGGTGCCCTCCTCGGGCTGCTGCTCGGTGCGCACGCGGCCTGACGTCCGCCGGGCGAAACGCCTGGCGTAGGCTGGTTCGGTCCGTCCACACCCCTTGAGGAAAGGGAGCCCGGTGACCGAGAAGGCCGACCTCGTCTCTTTTGATGTCACAGCCGTGCTCGACCGTGCCGCAGCGGGCGGACGCATCACGCCCGAGGAAGCCCTCGTCCTCTACCGGGACGCGCCGTTGCATGCGCTGGGCGCGGCGGCGGACGCGGTGCGCCGTCGTCTGTACGCGGGCAGCGAGCACATCGCGACGTACATCATCGAGCGGAACATCAACTACACGAACGTGTGTGTCACGGCGTGCAAGTTCTGTGCCTTCTACGCGGCGCCCAAGGACACCGCGAAGGGCTGGACCCGCGATCTGGACGACATCCTGCGCCGGTGCGCGGAGACGGTCGAGCTGGGCGGTACCCAGATCATGTTCCAGGGCGGCCACCACCCGGACTACGGCGTGGAGTACTA
This region includes:
- a CDS encoding LysR family transcriptional regulator → MTLDDLRVFVAVCRAGSLSAVARDLGCTQSAVSQHVKRLERETAVTLLERQPRGVVPTQAGRILEAAAAEGISGLDLAVRQLRDLLDGHSGHVRVATGATTVRHFMSDAVVAFRRRHPKVNLEFRTVSSGRGTFDALADGTLDLAWITLGPPVRGIEQRAVVELPWVLAVPADDPLAARSRLDPGDLADVPLIRLPPNSASAAHLDAACAESGVRFGYDASVADWDTALLLAELGAGRAVVPAVPGLPVPGEGPLRLIPLPGLRPLPVGWAVRRWDALSPPARAFADSLLGGFPGEQEGLGNLLG
- a CDS encoding class I SAM-dependent methyltransferase, whose protein sequence is MTDTQDFLTSTRTFYDAIADDYADHFQGELTHRPLERTLLGLYAELVGPGGAVADLGCGPGRTTARLASLGLDVFGLDLSASMLAVARRENPGLRFEQGSMLELDLPDGALAGVLSWYSSIHTPTDQLPALFAEFHRVLAPGGLLLLAFQAGREPLRLERPFGHPVTLDFLRRRPDDMAELLTAAGFTLVSRTVREPEERLAEKVPQAFLFARKAA
- a CDS encoding helix-turn-helix domain-containing protein encodes the protein MTESPARTPDRLPMEWIAASLKRERARAGLSLSELAKRAGIAKSTLSQLEAGSGNPSVETIWALGVALGVPFGTLVEPPTQSVQVIRAGEGPGVASEQASFVGTLLSACPPGARRDIFQIRAEPGSAREAEPHIPGTVEHLIVGTGRVKAGPSGEEAELAPGDYMTYRGDVAHSYQALAPDTTFVLIMQHT
- a CDS encoding prepilin peptidase; translation: MSAVDSAALAALWGGPAGALLPRAAYRFAVPSGEPWRERCPAGHPVRGWVGRTGCGACGGAGQRAGLLPAVLATALTCAVLGAATGARPELAVWLLLAPVGVLLAVVDVRVRRLPDPLTLPLAPAALALLGLAALLPGHAGHWPTALYGALALGAGYYALYRINPAGMGFGDVKLAVGMGAVLGWYGWSTVLFGAFAGFLLGALYGAALVLTRRAGRRSAIPFGPFLLSGALLGLLLGAHAA
- a CDS encoding AzlC family ABC transporter permease, whose product is MRSVQRTSGEPGTPDDRGGARAGDRAGARSFGRSPDRSLLRDSSLVWLASGIVGVSFGAVSVAGGLPLWVPVLMSLVVYAGSAQFSAVGVLLAGGGPFAAVATGLLLNTRTAAFSLAVAEILGTGRAARFLGAHLVTDETVAFALAQSDPVRQRRAFWISGLGLFAVWNIGVLAGALAGGALGDTARYGLDAAFPAVLVALVLPALRADARVRRCALLGAALALAITPAVPAGVPVLLALAGLFLHRRPARKEAAV
- a CDS encoding MaoC family dehydratase — encoded protein: MDVTGSVALTGAPALAPLLARGALRSPFKHPSADAPFPRTRLVLPGLRVDLARLAAYERVCGFPTGETALPVTYPHVLGFPLAMRLMSARDFPLPLLGLVHTSIGIVRRTALPATAVYTLAVRVVGLAPHRRGTEATVVTELVLGDEPAWESRSTYLARHRTEGTGEPGQEHRREAPLPLPVLAEWRLAGDVGRRYGAASGDRNPIHLHPLAARLFGFPRAIAHGMWTVARCLAAHGTPGAALVRARFQAPLLLPGTVAYGADGSGRFELRGGGDRLHMTGEVRPLPDDTHRPNPW
- a CDS encoding cold-shock protein translates to MATGTVKWFNAEKGFGFIAQEGGGPDVFVHYSAINAQGFRSLEENQQVSFDVTQGPKGPQAENVTPV
- a CDS encoding menaquinone biosynthetic enzyme MqnA/MqnD family protein; this encodes MDNSRTRPRVGHIQFLNCLPLYWGLARTGTLLDLELTKDTPDKLNEKLVRGDLDIGPITLVEYLKHADDLVAFPDIAVGCDGPVMSCVIVSQVPLDRLDGARVALGSTSRTSVRLAQLLLAERYGVQPDYYTCPPDLSLMMQEAEAAVLIGDAALRANLHDGPRYGLTVHDLGQMWKEWTGLPFVFAVWAARRDYLEREPHITRKVHEAFLDSRNVSLEEVTKVAEQAARWETFDEATLAQYFTTLDFSFGASQLTAVAEFARRVGPSTGFPADVKVELLTP
- a CDS encoding AMP-dependent synthetase/ligase, with product MEPWVQRLDGVVREVHVPPFAPAVTHGSLADLPFENAESAPASVVLSRRLPDGRWADVTAADFAAQVLAVAKGLIAEGLVSGDRIAVMARTRYEWTLLDFAAWAAGLVTVPVYPTSSVFQTRWILHDSGAVALITETAAEAAAIGPELQHLPDLRHVWVMDKEHVTRLAEAGVQVPDGEVAVRRGMLGPATLATLIYTSGTTGRPKGCALSHGNFFAEVDNAIELLHPVFKAQDESPSVLLFLPMSHVFGRMVAIACVRARVRLGHAPSLAADDLLPDLAAFRPTALLTIPYMLEKVYNSARAKAESGGRVAVFDRAEAVALRYGEALEARQTGAGAGPSRSLKTARGFYDPLVYRKIRSAMGGRVRHVICGGSPLGRRLAAFYAGAGIEIFEGYGLTETTAATTVTPPLKPRLGTVGWPLPGTRVRIAADGEILVAGDHVLRGYWDPQAGGVVPATRDGWLATGDIGELDDEGYLTITGRKKELLITAGGKSVAPAPLENWLRQHPLISQVMLVGDGRPFVSALITLDPDGVTHWRQMIGKHPVPPELLVGDPELEAVLQRAMDEANKLVSRPESIRRFAVLPRDFTEYEGHLTPSMKLRREQIMRDFAPEVEGLYGG
- a CDS encoding AzlD domain-containing protein, with product MNTTVVVILALAAGTYAFRLVGPVLHGRVTVPPRMQELASAGAVVLLVALLATGALTEGGGFAGWARPAGVLVAGLLAWRRAPFVVVVVGAAATTALLRVAGVA